One window of Vicinamibacterales bacterium genomic DNA carries:
- a CDS encoding LacI family DNA-binding transcriptional regulator: MSLERVARRARVSTATVSRVLNNTGAVRSSTRARVMKAIEAFKYSPNLHARSLAGGKSRSIGVIVSNIDNPFFLDVYRAVESRAHDAGYEVIMAHTDYTSERLVTSIRLMIGRRVAGLAAIVSEMDSKLIAELSAQRIPVVFYDVGTPRPNITNIRVDYASAMSKLTAYLHSLGHRRLGFLAHHATLGPVNERLKSVLAAAGRHRGVQVATAADVDTLEGGRRAARALLDAHPRVTAVVCVNDLMAVGALRELRTMGRRVPEDVSVTGFDNITLAQFCQPALTTVHIPRDTIGQTVCDFLMNRDQAPLPHEFVIDPELVLRESTGPAPSSRK, from the coding sequence ATGAGCCTGGAGCGCGTCGCCCGCCGGGCCCGGGTGTCGACGGCAACCGTTTCCCGCGTGTTGAACAACACCGGGGCCGTCAGGAGCTCGACGCGCGCACGCGTGATGAAGGCCATCGAGGCCTTCAAGTACAGTCCCAACCTTCATGCGCGGAGTCTCGCCGGCGGCAAGAGCCGCAGCATCGGGGTCATCGTCTCCAACATCGACAATCCGTTCTTTCTCGACGTCTACCGCGCGGTCGAATCCCGGGCCCACGACGCCGGCTACGAAGTCATCATGGCCCACACCGACTACACGTCGGAGCGCCTGGTCACCAGCATCCGGCTGATGATCGGGCGCCGGGTCGCAGGGCTGGCCGCGATCGTGTCCGAGATGGACTCGAAGCTGATCGCGGAACTCAGCGCCCAGCGGATTCCCGTCGTGTTCTACGACGTCGGCACGCCGCGGCCGAACATCACCAACATCCGCGTCGACTACGCGAGCGCCATGTCGAAGCTGACCGCCTACCTCCACAGCCTCGGTCATCGGCGCCTCGGGTTTCTGGCGCACCACGCGACCCTCGGCCCGGTCAACGAGCGGTTGAAGTCGGTACTGGCAGCGGCTGGCCGCCACCGGGGGGTGCAGGTCGCCACCGCGGCCGACGTGGACACGCTCGAAGGCGGACGTCGTGCGGCGCGGGCGCTGCTCGATGCCCATCCGCGGGTGACGGCCGTCGTCTGCGTCAACGACCTGATGGCGGTTGGCGCGTTACGCGAGCTGCGGACCATGGGCCGCCGCGTGCCCGAGGATGTCTCGGTGACGGGGTTCGACAACATCACGCTCGCGCAGTTCTGCCAGCCGGCGCTCACCACCGTGCACATTCCACGTGACACCATCGGCCAGACCGTCTGTGATTTCCTGATGAACCGCGACCAGGCACCCCTGCCGCACGAGTTCGTCATCGATCCCGAGCTGGTGCTCCGGGAATCCACGGGGCCGGCGCCCAGCTCGCGGAAGTAG
- a CDS encoding endo-1,4-beta-xylanase, translating into MTPYLSSRTILVAAALAALAPAAPQDAALKDLMPKGMVIGVAINERQFDGTDAAALDIITKQFNQISPENVLKFQPTQPAADRYTFDAADRYVQFGLDRHMQVVGHNLVWHSQTGAWVFQGADGKPADRDTLLARMRDHIRTVVGRYKGKIHGWDVVNEAIDEDGTLRKSPWQIGIGDDYVAKAFEFAHEADPDAELYYNDFNLEKPAKRVGVIKLVRDLQARKLRIDGIGNQAHWRLDTPTIDEIDTALVELHATGLKVMYSELDINLLPNTPRGADPAEANPYANGLPDAVQQQLAKRYADVFGVFLKHRDAVTRVTFWGLSDADSWLNRGRMNYPLLWDRQRQPKPAFAAVVDALRNVK; encoded by the coding sequence ATGACGCCTTACCTGTCGTCGAGAACGATCCTGGTCGCCGCCGCTCTTGCCGCGCTCGCGCCAGCGGCACCCCAGGACGCGGCGCTGAAGGATCTGATGCCGAAGGGCATGGTGATCGGCGTCGCCATCAACGAGCGGCAGTTCGACGGGACGGACGCCGCCGCGCTCGACATCATCACGAAGCAGTTCAATCAGATCAGTCCGGAGAACGTGCTGAAGTTCCAGCCGACGCAGCCAGCCGCTGACCGCTACACGTTCGACGCGGCGGATCGCTACGTGCAGTTCGGCCTCGACCGCCACATGCAGGTGGTCGGGCACAATCTCGTCTGGCATTCACAGACGGGCGCCTGGGTCTTCCAGGGCGCGGATGGCAAGCCCGCCGATCGCGACACGTTGCTCGCGCGCATGCGCGATCACATCCGCACGGTCGTCGGACGCTACAAAGGCAAGATTCACGGCTGGGATGTCGTCAACGAGGCGATCGACGAGGATGGGACCCTGCGCAAGTCGCCGTGGCAGATCGGCATTGGCGACGACTACGTGGCCAAGGCATTCGAGTTCGCGCACGAGGCGGATCCGGACGCCGAGTTGTATTACAACGATTTCAACCTCGAGAAGCCAGCCAAGCGCGTCGGCGTGATCAAGCTGGTGCGGGATCTCCAGGCCCGCAAGCTGCGCATCGACGGCATCGGCAACCAGGCGCACTGGCGCCTCGACACGCCGACCATCGACGAGATTGACACGGCGCTCGTGGAACTGCACGCGACCGGCCTGAAGGTGATGTACAGCGAGCTCGACATCAACCTGCTGCCGAACACGCCGCGCGGCGCCGACCCGGCCGAGGCCAACCCTTACGCCAACGGCTTGCCCGACGCGGTACAACAGCAGCTCGCGAAACGCTACGCCGATGTGTTCGGGGTGTTTCTGAAACACCGCGACGCCGTGACGCGCGTCACCTTCTGGGGGCTGAGTGACGCCGATTCCTGGCTGAACCGCGGCCGCATGAACTATCCGCTGTTGTGGGATCGCCAGCGTCAGCCCAAGCCGGCGTTCGCTGCCGTCGTCGACGCACTCAGAAACGTCAAGTGA